One window of Microbacterium sp. 1S1 genomic DNA carries:
- a CDS encoding DUF202 domain-containing protein, translating to MTTPGTPAPDLFDPGLQPERTELAWRRTALAIAVGSLLSLRVFPLVLPTGAEGWGLVPGVLGVGTAALLWIAARRRQRRATAVLTARARGPLPGGGLPLALTVFATGFGLVALALVAVTLLTR from the coding sequence ATGACCACTCCCGGCACCCCCGCACCCGATCTGTTCGACCCGGGACTGCAGCCGGAGCGCACGGAGCTGGCGTGGCGGCGCACGGCCCTCGCGATCGCGGTCGGCTCGCTGCTGTCGCTGCGGGTCTTCCCCCTCGTGCTCCCGACCGGCGCCGAGGGGTGGGGCCTCGTGCCTGGCGTGCTGGGTGTCGGCACGGCGGCGCTGCTCTGGATCGCCGCGCGGCGGCGGCAGCGCCGGGCGACCGCGGTGCTCACCGCCCGGGCGCGCGGGCCGCTGCCGGGCGGCGGCCTCCCGCTCGCGCTGACGGTGTTCGCGACCGGCTTCGGTCTCGTCGCCCTCGCGCTCGTGGCCGTGACGCTGCTCACCCGCTGA
- a CDS encoding YidH family protein, whose amino-acid sequence MRRFPASVYRVGDEPDPRFSLANERTFLAWTRTGLALIAGGVALEVLGLDLHPGFRLAASLLLMIAGTAVAPIAWFEWMRAERALRQGRPLPGALSAVVLAVVVVTTGLLVLAGVLWR is encoded by the coding sequence ATGCGCCGCTTCCCCGCCTCCGTCTACCGGGTCGGGGACGAGCCCGATCCGCGCTTCTCCCTCGCCAACGAACGCACGTTCCTGGCGTGGACCCGGACCGGCCTGGCGCTGATCGCGGGCGGCGTCGCGCTCGAGGTCCTCGGCCTCGACCTGCACCCGGGGTTCCGGCTGGCCGCTTCGCTGCTGCTGATGATCGCCGGCACGGCGGTGGCGCCGATCGCATGGTTCGAGTGGATGCGGGCGGAGCGTGCGCTCCGGCAGGGACGCCCGCTGCCCGGCGCCCTGTCGGCAGTGGTGCTCGCGGTGGTCGTCGTCACGACGGGGCTGCTCGTCCTCGCCGGCGTGCTGTGGCGCTGA
- a CDS encoding amidohydrolase, whose protein sequence is MTDVADLLVTGSVIRTSDRARPRAEAFAVRDGRILAVGDRADVEAFRGRRTQVVEVGDAAVYPGFVDVHNHHALAGRTELFELSLAPSLTLDEILDRVREKAQTLPEDAWIVGGAVATTLLPTLANTATRRRLDEAAGGRPVALMEDSRHNRWASTRALELAGITADSIPTSGVTLLDPDDGTPTGVLLEAAGIPVQEAYDRSGGLTPQQHAAASRRGIELLNSFGITAFQDAGVSVDILAALAGLDRAGELHAWVVSSLLINDEIFGFDPIGAPLLDRGEEFRTPHHRPDFVKIFLDGVPPARTASFLDPYPADPVHGAHFHGETTMTLDELTDWLRAVAARGLGAKVHCTGDGSARLVLDATERVRAEGVATPVQIAHGQFLAESDIPRLAALGVSADISPFIWYPGVIPQALADVLGDRAEHSQPNRALLDAGALVAGGSDWPVSESPNTLEGLQGLVTRADPLGRAAGALWPEQAISAQEALEVFTINAATAMGLGAETGSLTPGKSADFVILERDAIGGPAEEIVHTAVLSTWFAGRTVYER, encoded by the coding sequence ATGACCGACGTCGCCGACCTCCTCGTCACCGGCTCGGTGATCCGTACGTCCGACCGGGCCCGCCCGCGCGCCGAGGCCTTCGCCGTGCGCGATGGACGGATCCTCGCCGTCGGCGACCGCGCCGACGTGGAGGCGTTCCGGGGCCGCCGCACGCAGGTCGTCGAGGTCGGCGACGCGGCCGTCTACCCGGGCTTCGTGGACGTGCACAACCACCACGCGCTCGCCGGACGGACCGAGCTCTTCGAGCTGTCGCTCGCCCCGTCCCTGACGCTCGACGAGATCCTCGACCGGGTGCGCGAGAAGGCGCAGACCCTGCCGGAGGACGCCTGGATCGTCGGCGGCGCCGTGGCCACGACCCTGCTCCCGACGCTGGCGAACACCGCCACGCGGCGGCGGCTGGACGAGGCGGCGGGCGGACGACCCGTGGCGCTCATGGAGGACTCCCGCCACAACCGCTGGGCCAGCACCCGGGCCCTGGAGCTCGCCGGGATCACGGCGGACAGCATCCCGACCTCCGGGGTGACGCTGCTCGACCCCGACGACGGCACCCCCACCGGCGTGCTCCTGGAGGCCGCCGGCATCCCGGTGCAGGAAGCGTACGACCGCAGCGGCGGACTCACCCCGCAGCAGCACGCCGCGGCCTCCCGTCGCGGCATCGAGCTGCTGAACTCCTTCGGGATCACGGCGTTCCAGGACGCGGGCGTCTCCGTCGACATCCTCGCCGCGCTCGCCGGGCTCGACCGGGCCGGCGAGCTGCACGCCTGGGTGGTCTCCTCGCTCCTCATCAACGACGAGATCTTCGGATTCGACCCGATCGGAGCTCCTCTGCTCGACCGCGGCGAGGAGTTCCGCACTCCGCACCATCGCCCGGACTTCGTGAAGATCTTCCTCGACGGCGTGCCGCCCGCCCGGACGGCCTCGTTCCTCGACCCGTATCCGGCCGACCCGGTGCACGGCGCGCACTTCCATGGCGAGACGACCATGACCCTCGACGAGCTCACCGACTGGCTCCGGGCTGTCGCCGCACGCGGTCTGGGGGCCAAGGTCCACTGCACCGGTGACGGGTCCGCACGGCTCGTGCTCGACGCCACCGAGCGCGTGCGCGCGGAGGGCGTCGCGACGCCGGTGCAGATCGCGCACGGGCAGTTCCTGGCGGAGAGCGACATCCCCCGCCTCGCGGCGCTGGGCGTCTCCGCCGACATCTCTCCGTTCATCTGGTACCCGGGCGTGATCCCCCAGGCGCTGGCGGACGTGCTGGGCGACCGGGCCGAACACTCCCAGCCCAACCGTGCCCTCCTCGATGCCGGAGCCCTCGTGGCCGGCGGCTCGGACTGGCCGGTGAGCGAGTCGCCGAACACGCTCGAGGGGCTGCAGGGGCTCGTGACGCGCGCCGATCCCCTCGGCCGGGCCGCGGGCGCGCTGTGGCCCGAGCAGGCGATCTCCGCGCAAGAAGCCCTGGAGGTCTTCACGATCAACGCCGCGACCGCGATGGGGCTCGGCGCCGAGACCGGTTCGCTGACCCCCGGGAAGTCGGCCGACTTCGTGATCCTGGAACGGGACGCGATCGGCGGACCGGCGGAGGAGATCGTGCACACCGCGGTCCTCTCGACGTGGTTCGCCGGGCGCACGGTGTACGAGCGCTGA
- a CDS encoding molybdenum cofactor biosynthesis F family protein, giving the protein MTTLNPADTSTWLPLEGLAPGFDANKAPHSTALSGREISVVDARGTRIVHRFEESTVAWEYRPGAEDPTEAASDTDDYEAFEVDDELYFVQFHHRYLPNEAVSLVLDLRHGRSLAVISEILPAPEQGRTRMQHHFAPGTIEGTDVTGTEAAPTTTLIGRRVEWIYSEEHAYEHVYLSPRWYSWQCLAGPERGLADTDENSVWEVRPGIYIFAWREKVIPCASVTIADHRDVNAIRSHGVLFGLDETGEVPTHFTFGAHGRLLSTTHHTPALEPATFGDA; this is encoded by the coding sequence ATGACGACCCTGAATCCCGCCGACACCTCCACCTGGCTCCCGCTCGAAGGGCTCGCCCCCGGCTTCGATGCCAACAAGGCTCCGCACAGCACCGCTCTGAGCGGGCGTGAGATCTCCGTCGTCGACGCCCGCGGCACCCGCATCGTCCACCGCTTCGAGGAGTCGACGGTCGCCTGGGAGTACCGGCCCGGCGCGGAAGATCCCACCGAGGCGGCGTCCGATACCGACGACTACGAGGCTTTCGAGGTCGACGACGAGCTCTACTTCGTCCAGTTCCATCACCGCTACCTCCCGAACGAGGCCGTCTCGCTCGTGCTCGACCTGCGTCACGGGCGCTCCCTCGCGGTGATCTCCGAGATCCTCCCCGCGCCGGAGCAGGGCCGCACCCGGATGCAGCATCACTTCGCCCCGGGCACCATCGAGGGCACCGACGTCACCGGCACCGAGGCCGCCCCCACGACCACCCTGATCGGCCGCCGCGTGGAGTGGATCTACAGCGAGGAGCACGCCTACGAGCACGTGTACCTCTCGCCCCGCTGGTACTCGTGGCAGTGCCTCGCCGGTCCCGAGCGCGGGCTCGCCGACACGGACGAGAACAGCGTGTGGGAGGTGCGCCCCGGGATCTACATCTTCGCGTGGCGCGAGAAGGTGATCCCCTGCGCCTCGGTGACGATCGCGGACCACCGCGACGTGAACGCGATCCGCTCCCACGGCGTGCTGTTCGGCCTGGACGAGACGGGTGAGGTGCCGACGCACTTCACGTTCGGCGCACACGGCCGCCTGCTGTCGACCACCCACCACACGCCCGCGCTCGAGCCCGCGACCTTCGGAGACGCCTGA
- a CDS encoding APC family permease, with translation MAEQTSAPTTPHHTSLRPGALGVAGIVFLVLAAVAPLTGIVVVASLAIALGNGGGTPMSFFLVAAILLLFAVGYAQMSKQLVNAGGFYAFVVKGLGRTGGLVAGLIATLGYNFFVVGTIGTSGFFMQTIIRDLTGLDVHWLVWGLLSIVVCFVLARIGVDFSSKVLGVCLVLEVLMLVVFDVSVLVQTGYDVAAFSPEAVFSGSLPIGLLLAATGFLGFEATALFSEEAKQPLRTIPRATYTSIIAIGVILGVTTWAVVSATGVAQAQATALEHLPTGDLIFSLSQQYLGGPLTTVMMVLLLVSLFAAMLAFHNSATRYLYSLGRARILPQALARTRPNGAPQLAGIVQAGFAAIVAILFALAGADPIVTLVPAMLGFGTLSVLILQGLAAISIVVYFRRRNDPRWWSTFVAPGIGFLGIAAISILAIVNFNIVAGSEELAIRLMPLLLVLALIGGIVYAAYLRRAKPAVYDGLATDLEQFSTR, from the coding sequence GTGGCAGAGCAGACCTCCGCACCCACGACGCCGCACCACACCTCCCTCCGCCCCGGCGCCCTCGGCGTCGCCGGCATCGTCTTCCTCGTCCTGGCCGCCGTCGCGCCGCTGACCGGGATCGTCGTCGTCGCCTCCCTCGCCATCGCGCTGGGCAACGGCGGCGGCACGCCGATGTCGTTCTTCCTCGTCGCGGCCATCCTGCTGCTGTTCGCGGTCGGCTATGCCCAGATGTCGAAGCAGCTCGTGAACGCTGGGGGCTTCTACGCGTTCGTCGTAAAAGGTCTCGGCCGCACCGGCGGACTCGTCGCGGGCCTGATCGCGACGCTCGGCTACAACTTCTTCGTCGTCGGCACGATCGGCACCAGCGGCTTCTTCATGCAGACGATCATCCGCGACCTCACCGGGCTCGACGTGCACTGGCTCGTCTGGGGGCTGCTGTCGATCGTCGTGTGCTTCGTCCTCGCGCGGATCGGCGTCGACTTCAGCTCGAAGGTCCTCGGCGTATGCCTCGTGCTCGAGGTGCTCATGCTCGTCGTGTTCGACGTCTCCGTGCTCGTGCAGACCGGCTACGACGTCGCGGCGTTCAGCCCGGAGGCGGTGTTCTCCGGCTCGCTGCCCATCGGGCTGCTCCTCGCGGCGACCGGCTTCCTCGGGTTCGAGGCCACGGCGCTGTTCAGCGAAGAGGCCAAGCAGCCGCTGCGCACCATCCCGCGGGCGACGTACACCTCGATCATCGCGATCGGTGTGATCCTCGGCGTCACGACCTGGGCCGTGGTGAGCGCGACGGGCGTCGCGCAGGCGCAGGCCACCGCGCTCGAGCATCTGCCCACCGGCGACCTCATCTTCTCGCTCTCGCAGCAGTACCTGGGTGGACCGCTCACGACCGTGATGATGGTGCTGCTCCTGGTGAGCCTGTTCGCGGCGATGCTCGCATTCCACAACTCGGCGACCCGCTACCTGTACTCGCTGGGTCGCGCGAGGATCCTCCCGCAGGCCCTCGCCCGCACCCGCCCGAACGGCGCCCCGCAGCTCGCGGGCATCGTGCAGGCGGGCTTCGCGGCGATCGTGGCGATCCTGTTCGCCCTCGCCGGCGCCGACCCCATCGTCACGCTCGTGCCCGCCATGCTCGGCTTCGGCACCCTCAGTGTGCTCATCCTGCAGGGACTCGCGGCGATCTCGATCGTCGTGTACTTCCGGCGTCGGAACGACCCGCGCTGGTGGAGCACGTTCGTCGCACCGGGCATCGGCTTCCTCGGTATCGCGGCCATCTCGATCCTGGCGATCGTGAACTTCAACATCGTCGCCGGCTCCGAGGAGCTCGCCATCCGCCTGATGCCGCTGCTGCTCGTGCTCGCCCTGATCGGCGGCATCGTCTATGCCGCGTATCTCCGCCGCGCGAAGCCCGCCGTCTACGACGGCCTCGCCACCGATCTGGAGCAGTTCAGCACCCGCTGA